A genome region from Neisseria meningitidis includes the following:
- a CDS encoding KilA-N domain-containing protein gives MAEQLQLIPRVESGEIIPQRMSDGYINATALCKSVGKSYSDYRQLQSTNHFLNELKAQTGLSEQQLIQQRIGGEPSLQGSWVHPYLAINLAQWLSPAFAVKVSTWVHEWMSGKVNASPSHSAHIQRYLQNRGKIPYTHFSMLNEITLNLIAPLEEQGYVLPSQLVPDISEGRLFCRWLRENRNVDPNNFPTYKHEFLDARRPVEAKLYPIEYYQDFKWHFNEVWLKEKAKQYFSERDAAILPYLTPLMLPASES, from the coding sequence ATGGCAGAGCAACTACAGCTGATTCCTCGTGTTGAAAGCGGTGAAATTATCCCACAGAGAATGAGTGACGGATATATCAATGCGACAGCATTGTGTAAATCTGTAGGTAAATCTTACAGTGATTATAGACAATTACAGTCTACAAATCATTTCTTAAATGAATTGAAAGCCCAGACGGGATTATCCGAACAACAATTGATTCAACAGAGAATTGGTGGAGAACCTTCTTTACAGGGCTCTTGGGTACACCCTTATTTAGCAATTAATTTAGCACAGTGGTTATCCCCTGCATTTGCTGTAAAGGTATCTACTTGGGTTCATGAATGGATGTCAGGTAAAGTCAATGCTTCTCCTTCCCATTCCGCGCATATCCAAAGATACTTGCAAAATAGAGGAAAAATTCCATATACGCATTTTTCAATGCTTAATGAAATTACGCTAAATTTAATTGCTCCTTTGGAGGAACAAGGTTATGTATTACCTAGTCAGTTAGTTCCGGATATTTCAGAAGGAAGATTATTTTGTAGATGGCTGAGGGAAAATAGAAACGTTGATCCGAATAACTTCCCAACATATAAACATGAATTCCTTGATGCTCGGAGACCCGTGGAGGCCAAATTATATCCAATAGAATACTATCAAGATTTTAAATGGCACTTTAATGAAGTATGGTTAAAAGAAAAAGCTAAACAATATTTTTCAGAACGTGATGCAGCAATTTTGCCTTATTTAACCCCGTTAATGTTACCAGCAAGCGAGTCGTAG
- the trmB gene encoding tRNA (guanosine(46)-N7)-methyltransferase TrmB, producing MTDTAENQTQNNWQAEHPRSIRSFVLRQSHMTAAQQRAIDTLWGSFGIDYQATPADLDARFGSSRPKILEIGFGMGTATAEIARRLPETDFLAIDVHGPGVGNLLKLIEENHLENIRVMRHDAVEVVENMLQDGSLDGIHIFFPDPWHKKRHHKRRLIQAPFIAKLLPKLKTGGYIHLATDWEEYAQQMLEVLSSFDSLQNTAADYAPTPDYRPETKFEARGKRLGHGVWDLVFKRIG from the coding sequence ATGACAGACACCGCCGAAAACCAAACACAAAACAACTGGCAAGCCGAACACCCCCGCAGCATCCGCAGTTTCGTCCTCCGCCAAAGCCACATGACCGCCGCGCAGCAACGCGCCATCGATACCTTATGGGGCAGCTTCGGCATCGACTACCAAGCAACACCGGCCGATCTTGATGCCCGTTTCGGAAGCAGCCGACCCAAAATCCTCGAAATAGGCTTCGGTATGGGGACGGCAACCGCAGAAATCGCCCGCAGGCTGCCCGAAACCGACTTTCTTGCCATCGACGTACACGGTCCCGGCGTAGGCAATCTGCTCAAACTCATAGAAGAAAACCATTTGGAAAACATCCGCGTGATGCGGCACGACGCCGTAGAAGTTGTCGAAAATATGCTGCAAGACGGCTCGCTCGACGGCATCCACATATTCTTCCCCGACCCGTGGCACAAAAAACGCCACCACAAACGCCGTCTGATACAAGCCCCCTTCATCGCCAAACTGCTGCCCAAACTCAAAACCGGCGGCTATATCCACCTGGCGACAGACTGGGAAGAATATGCACAGCAGATGCTTGAAGTCCTCAGCAGCTTCGACAGCCTGCAAAATACGGCGGCAGACTACGCCCCCACCCCGGACTACCGCCCCGAAACCAAATTCGAAGCGCGCGGCAAACGCCTCGGACACGGCGTTTGGGACTTGGTATTCAAACGGATCGGATAA
- a CDS encoding tetratricopeptide repeat protein has translation MNNPDLPYRQALECLSQKQYNFTEVRRLLTEAFSAGHPAAAFELAKHLMDADSPYQDREQGMEMLRIAAEQGHPYARYNLAYIQELEGAPPETLIPLYRPLAEEGLPEAQVRLMYLLYASRHFEEALKWAKTSAKNNNPHGQYLLAQYCRYGTPPDFETAHLLYRKAAAQGLAAAHWQLGLQYRFGQGTKVDTAQAVNHLRAAAQQGYIPAYTPLAELILPTAPDEAVHWFQQAAQENDPDAHAALADIYLQGKHPERNYKLALHHAEAAAAERHPEGLRILGDIYRYGLGMTSDKEKALHYYRQAAEAGSLAAYQKLISDSALNHPDQYGGIKDSAIRRQRAERLYQKAQALHYGLQCAPEYAAALKLYTEAAELGHSKAQTNLGSMYYFGQGMTADYNEARKWFEKAAAQKDSMALYNLACIHYNGHGVEPDKEKACRYLQEAINNGYGQKSVLQELLQQWQNAV, from the coding sequence ATGAACAATCCCGACTTACCCTATCGGCAGGCCTTAGAATGCCTGTCTCAAAAACAATATAACTTTACCGAAGTCCGCCGACTGCTGACAGAAGCGTTCTCGGCAGGTCATCCCGCCGCCGCATTCGAGTTGGCAAAACACCTGATGGACGCGGACAGCCCCTACCAAGACCGCGAACAAGGTATGGAAATGCTCCGCATCGCCGCCGAACAGGGGCATCCCTATGCGCGTTACAATCTGGCATATATCCAAGAATTGGAAGGCGCGCCCCCGGAAACCCTGATACCGCTTTACAGACCGTTGGCAGAGGAAGGACTGCCTGAAGCACAAGTCCGCCTGATGTACCTTCTGTATGCGTCCCGACATTTTGAAGAAGCCCTGAAATGGGCAAAAACAAGCGCAAAAAACAACAACCCCCACGGGCAATACCTGCTTGCCCAATACTGCCGGTACGGCACGCCGCCGGATTTTGAAACGGCGCACCTGCTCTACCGCAAAGCGGCGGCACAAGGCTTGGCGGCGGCACACTGGCAGCTCGGGCTGCAATACCGTTTCGGACAAGGGACGAAAGTCGACACGGCACAGGCCGTCAATCATTTGCGCGCCGCCGCACAACAAGGATACATTCCCGCCTACACCCCGCTTGCCGAGCTCATCCTACCTACGGCTCCTGATGAAGCCGTTCACTGGTTTCAACAGGCGGCACAGGAAAATGACCCCGATGCCCATGCCGCACTTGCCGACATCTACCTGCAAGGCAAGCATCCGGAAAGAAACTACAAACTTGCCCTGCATCACGCCGAAGCAGCAGCCGCCGAACGCCATCCCGAAGGTTTGCGGATACTGGGCGACATCTACCGCTACGGACTGGGCATGACTTCCGATAAAGAAAAAGCCCTGCATTATTACCGGCAGGCAGCCGAAGCCGGCAGCCTTGCCGCGTATCAGAAACTCATATCCGACAGCGCGTTAAACCATCCCGACCAATATGGCGGCATTAAAGATTCCGCCATCAGGCGGCAAAGGGCAGAACGGCTTTATCAAAAAGCCCAAGCCCTGCATTACGGATTACAATGCGCGCCCGAATATGCAGCCGCACTCAAACTCTACACAGAAGCCGCAGAACTCGGCCACAGCAAAGCCCAAACCAATCTGGGCAGCATGTATTACTTCGGACAGGGTATGACCGCCGACTACAATGAAGCACGCAAATGGTTTGAAAAAGCCGCCGCGCAAAAAGACAGCATGGCACTTTATAACCTCGCCTGCATCCATTACAACGGACACGGCGTCGAGCCGGACAAAGAAAAAGCCTGCCGCTACCTGCAAGAAGCCATAAACAACGGATACGGGCAAAAAAGCGTCCTGCAAGAACTGCTGCAACAATGGCAAAATGCCGTCTGA
- the uvrC gene encoding excinuclease ABC subunit UvrC, whose protein sequence is MPSEAVFQIIDMNTENRSPEQFDIPLFLKNLPKLPGVYRFFDEGGKVLYVGKAVNLKRRVSGYFQKNDHSPRIALMVKQVHHIETTITRSEAEALILENNLIKALSPKYNILFRDDKSYPYLMLSGHQYPQMAYYRGTLKKPNQYFGPYPNSNAVRDSIQVLQKVFMLRTCEDSVFEHRDRPCLLYQIKRCTAPCVGHISEEDYRDSVRQAATFLNGKTDELTRTLQHKMQTAAANLQFEEAARYRDQIQALGIMQSNQFIDSKNPNNPNDIDLLALAVSDGIVCVHWVSIRGGRHVGDKSFFPDTKNDPEPNGQDYAEAFVAQHYLGKSKPDIIINNFPVPDALKEALEGEHGKQMQFVTKTIGERKVWLKMAEQNAQMAIAQRRLQQSNQQHRIDELAKILGMDSDGLNRLECFDISHTQGEATIASCVVYDEQNIQPSQYRRYNITTAKPGDDYAAMREVLTRRYGKMQEAEANGETVKWPDAVLIDGGKGQIGIAVSVWEELGLHIPLVGIAKGPERKAGMEELILPFTGEVFRLPPNSPALHLLQTVRDESHRFAITGHRKKRDKARVTSSLSDIPGVGSKRRQALLTRFGGLRGVIAASREDLEKVEGISKALAETIYEHLH, encoded by the coding sequence ATGCCGTCTGAAGCCGTTTTTCAAATAATTGATATGAATACAGAAAACCGTTCTCCGGAACAATTCGATATCCCGCTCTTCCTCAAAAACCTGCCCAAGCTGCCGGGCGTGTACCGTTTTTTTGACGAAGGCGGCAAAGTCTTATACGTCGGCAAAGCGGTCAACCTCAAGCGGCGCGTGTCCGGCTATTTCCAAAAAAACGACCATTCGCCGCGCATCGCATTGATGGTAAAACAGGTTCATCATATCGAAACCACCATCACGCGTTCCGAAGCCGAAGCCCTGATTCTCGAAAACAACCTCATCAAAGCCTTGTCGCCGAAATACAATATCCTTTTCCGCGACGACAAAAGCTATCCTTATTTGATGCTCAGCGGCCATCAATATCCGCAGATGGCGTATTACCGCGGCACGCTGAAAAAGCCAAACCAATACTTCGGCCCGTATCCCAACAGCAACGCCGTGCGCGACAGCATTCAAGTGTTGCAAAAAGTCTTTATGCTGCGTACCTGCGAAGACAGCGTATTCGAGCATCGTGACCGCCCTTGCCTGCTGTATCAAATCAAACGCTGCACCGCGCCCTGCGTCGGACACATCAGCGAAGAAGACTACCGCGACAGCGTGCGTCAAGCCGCCACTTTTCTCAACGGCAAAACCGACGAACTGACCCGCACCCTGCAACACAAAATGCAAACTGCCGCCGCGAATCTGCAATTTGAAGAAGCCGCCCGCTACCGCGACCAAATCCAAGCACTCGGCATTATGCAGAGCAACCAGTTCATCGACAGCAAAAACCCGAACAACCCCAACGATATCGATTTGCTCGCGCTGGCGGTTTCAGACGGCATCGTCTGCGTACACTGGGTCAGCATACGCGGTGGGCGGCACGTCGGAGACAAAAGTTTCTTCCCCGACACCAAAAACGATCCCGAGCCAAACGGGCAAGACTATGCCGAAGCCTTCGTCGCCCAACACTATCTGGGCAAAAGCAAACCCGACATTATCATCAACAACTTCCCCGTCCCCGATGCGCTGAAAGAGGCTTTGGAAGGCGAACACGGCAAACAAATGCAGTTCGTAACCAAAACCATAGGCGAACGCAAAGTTTGGTTGAAAATGGCGGAACAAAACGCACAAATGGCGATTGCACAACGCCGCCTGCAACAAAGCAACCAGCAACACCGCATCGACGAACTCGCCAAAATCCTCGGTATGGATTCAGACGGCCTCAACCGCCTCGAATGCTTCGACATCAGCCACACCCAAGGCGAAGCCACCATCGCCTCCTGCGTCGTGTACGATGAGCAAAACATCCAGCCCTCGCAATACCGCCGCTACAACATCACGACCGCCAAACCCGGCGACGACTACGCCGCCATGCGCGAAGTGTTGACGCGCCGTTACGGCAAAATGCAGGAAGCCGAAGCCAACGGCGAGACCGTCAAATGGCCGGATGCCGTGTTAATTGACGGCGGCAAAGGGCAAATCGGCATCGCCGTATCGGTATGGGAAGAACTCGGGCTGCACATTCCTTTGGTCGGTATCGCCAAAGGCCCCGAACGCAAAGCCGGTATGGAAGAACTCATACTGCCTTTTACCGGCGAAGTCTTCCGCCTGCCGCCCAACAGCCCGGCCTTGCATCTATTGCAAACCGTACGCGATGAATCGCACCGTTTCGCCATTACCGGCCACCGCAAAAAACGCGACAAAGCCCGCGTTACCTCCTCCTTAAGCGACATCCCCGGCGTAGGCAGCAAACGCCGCCAAGCCCTGCTCACCCGCTTCGGCGGTCTGCGCGGCGTGATTGCCGCCAGCCGCGAGGACTTGGAAAAAGTGGAAGGCATCAGCAAGGCATTGGCGGAAACCATTTACGAGCATCTGCATTAG
- a CDS encoding heavy metal translocating P-type ATPase, which translates to MQQKVRFQIEGMTCQACASRIEKVLNKKDFVESAGVNFASEEAQVVFDDSKTSVADIAKIIEKTGYGAKEKTEDTLPQPEAEHHIGWRLWLLLAINIPFLIGMVGMMLKGLNWTRHDWMLSPLLQFALASVVQLWLAVPFYKSAWASIKGGLANMDVLVTIGTVSIYLYSVYMLFFSPHAAYGMAHVYFEVGIMVIGFVSLGKFLEHRTKKSSLNSLGLLLKLTPTQVNVQRDGEWRQLPIDQVQIGDLIRANHGERIAADGIIESGSGWADESHLTGESNPEEKKAGGKVLAGALMTEGSVVYRAAQLGSQTLLGDMMNALSEAQGSKAPIARVADKAAAVFVPAVVGIALLTFIVTWLIKGDWTVALMHAVAVLVIACPCALGLATPAAIMVGIGKAVKHGIWFKDAAAMEEAAHVDAVVLDKTGTLTEGSPQVAAVYCVPDSGFDEDALYRIAAAVEQNAAHPLARAIVSAAQARGLDIPAAQNAQTVVGAGITAEVEGVGLVKAGKAEFAELALPKFLDGVWDIASIVAVSVDNKPIGAFALADALKADTAEAIGRLKKHNIDVYIMSGDNQGTVEYVAKQLGIAHAFGNMSPRDKAAEVQKLKAAGKTVAMVGDGINDAPALAAANVSFAMKGGADVAEHTASATLMQHSVNQLADALSVSRATLRNIKQNLFFAFFYNILGIPLAALGFLNPVIAGAAMAASSVSVLSNALRLKRVKID; encoded by the coding sequence ATGCAACAAAAAGTCCGTTTCCAAATCGAAGGCATGACCTGCCAGGCATGTGCTTCGCGCATTGAAAAAGTGTTGAACAAAAAAGATTTTGTCGAATCGGCGGGGGTAAACTTCGCCAGCGAAGAGGCGCAGGTAGTGTTTGACGACAGCAAAACCTCAGTAGCCGACATTGCCAAAATCATTGAGAAAACCGGTTACGGCGCGAAGGAAAAAACGGAAGATACATTGCCGCAACCCGAAGCAGAACACCATATCGGCTGGAGGTTGTGGCTTTTGCTGGCCATCAATATCCCGTTCCTTATCGGTATGGTAGGGATGATGCTAAAAGGGCTGAATTGGACACGGCATGATTGGATGTTGTCGCCCTTGTTGCAGTTTGCATTGGCGAGTGTGGTGCAGCTTTGGCTGGCGGTGCCATTTTACAAAAGCGCGTGGGCGAGCATTAAAGGCGGGCTGGCGAATATGGACGTACTCGTTACCATCGGCACGGTCTCGATTTACCTGTATTCCGTCTATATGCTGTTTTTCAGCCCGCACGCGGCGTACGGTATGGCGCATGTGTATTTTGAAGTAGGCATAATGGTGATTGGTTTTGTGTCACTGGGTAAATTTTTGGAACACCGCACCAAAAAATCCAGCCTGAACAGCTTGGGCTTGCTGCTCAAACTCACGCCAACCCAAGTCAACGTGCAACGCGATGGCGAATGGCGGCAGCTACCCATCGACCAAGTGCAAATCGGCGACCTAATCCGCGCCAATCACGGCGAACGCATTGCCGCCGACGGCATCATAGAAAGCGGCAGCGGCTGGGCGGACGAAAGCCATCTTACCGGCGAATCCAATCCCGAAGAGAAAAAGGCAGGCGGCAAAGTATTGGCGGGCGCGCTGATGACTGAAGGCAGCGTGGTGTACCGCGCCGCGCAGCTCGGCAGCCAAACCCTGCTCGGCGACATGATGAACGCACTCTCTGAAGCGCAAGGCAGTAAAGCACCGATTGCGCGCGTGGCGGACAAGGCGGCGGCGGTGTTCGTGCCTGCCGTCGTGGGCATCGCGTTGTTGACTTTTATTGTTACTTGGCTGATTAAGGGCGATTGGACGGTTGCGCTGATGCACGCCGTCGCCGTTTTGGTGATTGCCTGCCCGTGTGCGCTCGGTCTGGCTACACCCGCCGCGATTATGGTCGGCATTGGCAAAGCGGTGAAACACGGTATTTGGTTTAAAGACGCGGCAGCAATGGAGGAAGCCGCCCACGTCGATGCCGTCGTGTTGGACAAAACCGGTACGCTGACCGAAGGCAGCCCGCAGGTTGCCGCCGTTTATTGCGTTCCCGACAGCGGCTTTGACGAAGACGCTTTGTACCGCATCGCCGCCGCCGTCGAACAAAACGCCGCCCATCCGCTCGCCCGTGCCATCGTCTCCGCCGCCCAAGCGCGCGGTTTGGACATTCCCGCCGCACAAAACGCACAAACCGTTGTCGGCGCAGGCATTACCGCCGAAGTGGAAGGCGTGGGTTTGGTGAAAGCAGGCAAAGCCGAATTTGCCGAACTGGCCTTGCCGAAGTTTTTAGACGGCGTTTGGGATATTGCAAGCATTGTTGCGGTCTCAGTCGATAACAAACCCATCGGCGCATTCGCACTTGCCGACGCGTTGAAAGCCGATACCGCCGAAGCCATAGGCCGTCTGAAAAAACACAATATCGATGTCTATATTATGAGCGGCGACAACCAAGGCACGGTCGAATACGTCGCCAAACAACTGGGCATCGCACACGCCTTCGGTAATATGAGTCCGCGCGACAAAGCCGCCGAAGTGCAGAAACTCAAAGCCGCCGGCAAAACCGTGGCGATGGTCGGAGACGGCATCAACGACGCACCTGCGCTCGCCGCCGCCAACGTTAGCTTCGCCATGAAAGGCGGCGCGGACGTTGCCGAACACACCGCATCCGCCACGCTGATGCAACATTCGGTCAACCAACTCGCCGATGCCCTATCGGTATCGCGGGCGACGTTGAGAAACATCAAGCAAAACCTGTTTTTCGCCTTCTTCTACAATATTTTGGGCATTCCGCTTGCCGCGCTCGGTTTTTTAAACCCTGTCATCGCAGGCGCGGCAATGGCGGCAAGCTCGGTTTCCGTGTTGAGCAACGCCTTGCGCCTGAAACGGGTAAAAATCGATTGA
- the trxB gene encoding thioredoxin-disulfide reductase: MSQHRKLIILGSGPAGYTAAVYAARANLNPVIITGIAQGGQLMTTTEVDNWPADADGVQGTELMARFLAHAERFGTEIIFDQINAVDLQKRPFTLKGDMGEYTCDALIVATGASAKYLGLPSEEAFAGKGVSACATCDGFFYKNQDVAVVGGGNTAVEEALYLANIAKTVTLIHRRSEFRAEKIMIDKLMKRVEEGKIILKLESNLQEVLGDDRGVNGALLKNNDGSEQQIAVSGIFIAIGHKPNTDIFKGQLEMDEAGYLKTKGGTADNVGATNIEGVWAAGDVKDHTYRQAITSAASGCQAALDAERWLGSQNI; the protein is encoded by the coding sequence ATGTCCCAACACCGCAAACTGATTATTTTGGGTTCCGGCCCCGCCGGATACACCGCCGCCGTCTATGCCGCGCGTGCCAATTTAAACCCCGTCATTATTACAGGTATCGCGCAAGGCGGGCAACTGATGACCACCACCGAAGTGGACAACTGGCCTGCCGATGCCGACGGCGTGCAAGGGACGGAATTGATGGCGCGGTTTCTCGCCCACGCCGAACGTTTCGGAACGGAAATCATTTTTGACCAAATCAACGCCGTCGATCTGCAAAAACGCCCGTTTACACTCAAAGGCGATATGGGCGAGTACACTTGCGATGCCCTGATTGTCGCAACAGGCGCGTCCGCCAAATACCTCGGTTTGCCGAGTGAGGAAGCGTTTGCAGGAAAAGGCGTTTCCGCTTGTGCCACCTGCGACGGTTTCTTCTACAAAAACCAAGATGTTGCCGTAGTTGGCGGCGGCAATACGGCAGTTGAAGAGGCACTCTACCTTGCCAATATCGCCAAAACCGTTACCCTGATCCACCGCCGCAGCGAGTTCCGTGCCGAAAAAATCATGATCGACAAACTGATGAAACGCGTGGAAGAGGGCAAAATCATCCTCAAGCTGGAAAGCAACCTGCAAGAAGTACTGGGCGACGATCGGGGCGTAAACGGCGCATTATTAAAAAACAACGACGGTTCTGAGCAACAAATTGCCGTCAGCGGCATTTTTATCGCCATCGGGCACAAGCCGAATACCGATATTTTCAAAGGTCAGTTGGAAATGGACGAAGCCGGTTACCTGAAAACCAAAGGCGGCACGGCGGACAATGTCGGCGCAACCAATATCGAAGGCGTATGGGCGGCGGGCGACGTAAAAGACCATACCTACCGTCAGGCGATTACCAGCGCGGCTTCCGGCTGTCAGGCGGCTTTGGACGCGGAACGCTGGCTGGGCAGCCAAAACATTTGA
- the rpsF gene encoding 30S ribosomal protein S6, with the protein MRHYEIVFIVHPDQSEQVPAMVERYKTMIAEANGKIHRLEDWGRRQLAYPINKIHKAHYVLMNIETTPEVVEELETAFRFNDAVLRHLTIKTKHAVTEASPMLGGEKAKNLLSGASEEAVAQ; encoded by the coding sequence ATGCGTCATTACGAGATCGTGTTTATCGTTCATCCTGATCAAAGCGAGCAAGTGCCTGCTATGGTTGAACGTTACAAAACCATGATTGCTGAAGCAAACGGTAAGATTCACCGTTTGGAAGATTGGGGTCGCCGCCAACTGGCTTACCCGATTAACAAAATCCATAAAGCCCATTACGTTTTGATGAACATCGAAACCACTCCCGAAGTGGTTGAAGAGCTGGAAACCGCATTCCGCTTCAATGATGCCGTATTGCGCCATCTAACCATCAAAACCAAACACGCCGTTACCGAAGCATCCCCTATGTTGGGTGGTGAAAAGGCTAAGAACCTGTTGAGCGGCGCGTCTGAAGAAGCGGTCGCCCAATAA
- the priB gene encoding primosomal replication protein N: MGFNNLVSLAVLIEKVFPIRYTPAGIPVLDIILKHESWQEENGQQCLVQLEIPARILGRQAEEWQYRQGVYVHVEGFLAQKSRRSLMPMLRIQNIQEYKG, translated from the coding sequence TTGGGATTCAATAATCTTGTTTCGCTTGCCGTGTTAATTGAAAAGGTTTTCCCTATTCGATATACGCCTGCCGGAATCCCTGTTTTAGATATTATTTTAAAGCACGAATCGTGGCAGGAGGAAAACGGGCAGCAATGCCTTGTCCAATTGGAAATTCCGGCACGGATTTTAGGCAGGCAGGCGGAAGAGTGGCAGTATCGGCAAGGTGTATATGTTCACGTCGAAGGTTTTTTAGCTCAAAAAAGCAGACGTTCCCTTATGCCGATGCTCAGGATACAAAATATTCAAGAATATAAAGGTTAA
- the rpsR gene encoding 30S ribosomal protein S18, producing the protein MARQSFKRRKFCRFTAEKIQEVDYKQVDLLKDFISENGKIIPARITGTKAFYQRQLAVAVKRARFLALLPYTDQHK; encoded by the coding sequence ATGGCTCGTCAATCATTCAAACGTAGAAAATTCTGCCGTTTCACGGCTGAAAAAATCCAAGAAGTCGATTACAAACAAGTTGATTTGCTGAAAGACTTTATCTCTGAAAACGGTAAAATCATTCCTGCACGCATCACAGGAACGAAGGCATTCTACCAACGCCAATTGGCTGTTGCCGTAAAACGCGCACGCTTCCTGGCTCTGCTGCCTTACACCGACCAACACAAATAA
- the rplI gene encoding 50S ribosomal protein L9, with the protein MQIILLEKIGGLGNLGDIVTVKNGYARNFLIPAGKAKRATEANMKEFEARRAELEAKQAEILADARVRQEKLDGQTITVAQKAGVDGRLFGSVTNADIAAAIVAAGIEAVKANVRLPNGPLKAVGEYEVEVALHTDAVAKITVAVVAATE; encoded by the coding sequence ATGCAAATTATTCTGTTAGAAAAAATCGGCGGTCTGGGCAACTTGGGCGACATCGTAACCGTTAAAAACGGCTACGCCCGCAACTTTCTAATTCCCGCAGGTAAGGCAAAACGTGCGACCGAAGCGAATATGAAAGAGTTTGAAGCACGCCGTGCCGAATTGGAAGCCAAACAGGCTGAAATTTTGGCAGATGCCCGAGTCCGTCAGGAAAAATTGGACGGTCAAACCATTACCGTTGCACAAAAAGCCGGTGTGGACGGTCGCCTGTTCGGTTCCGTCACCAATGCTGATATTGCGGCTGCAATCGTTGCTGCCGGCATCGAAGCCGTGAAAGCAAATGTACGTCTGCCGAACGGTCCTCTGAAAGCCGTTGGCGAGTACGAAGTGGAAGTGGCTTTGCACACTGATGCCGTTGCTAAAATTACCGTTGCCGTCGTTGCCGCAACCGAGTAA
- a CDS encoding sulfite exporter TauE/SafE family protein has protein sequence MWHWDIILILLAVGSAAGFIAGLFGVGGGTLIVPVVLWVLDLQGLAQHPYAQHLAVGTSFAVMVFTAFSSMLGQHKKQAVDWKTVFTMMPGMVFGVFAGALSAKYIPAFGLQIFFILFLTAVAFKTLHTDPQTASRPLPGLPGLTAVSTLFGTMSSWVGIGGGSLSVPFLIHCGFPAHKAIGTSSGLAWPIALSGAISYLLNGLNIAGLPEGSLGFLYLPAVAVLSAATIAFAPLGVKTAHKLSSAKLKKSFGIMLLLIAGKMLYNLL, from the coding sequence ATGTGGCATTGGGACATTATCTTAATCCTGCTTGCCGTAGGCAGTGCGGCAGGTTTTATTGCCGGCCTGTTCGGCGTAGGCGGCGGCACGCTGATTGTCCCTGTCGTTTTATGGGTGCTTGATTTGCAGGGTTTGGCACAACATCCTTACGCGCAACACCTCGCCGTCGGCACATCCTTCGCCGTCATGGTCTTCACCGCCTTTTCCAGTATGCTGGGGCAGCACAAAAAACAGGCGGTCGACTGGAAAACCGTATTTACGATGATGCCGGGTATGGTATTCGGCGTATTCGCTGGCGCACTCTCCGCAAAATATATCCCAGCGTTCGGGCTTCAAATTTTCTTCATCCTGTTTTTAACCGCCGTCGCATTCAAAACACTGCATACCGACCCTCAGACGGCATCCCGCCCGCTGCCCGGACTGCCCGGACTGACTGCGGTTTCCACACTGTTCGGCACAATGTCGAGCTGGGTCGGCATAGGCGGCGGTTCACTTTCCGTCCCCTTCTTAATCCACTGCGGCTTCCCCGCCCATAAAGCCATCGGCACATCATCCGGCCTTGCCTGGCCGATTGCACTCTCCGGCGCAATATCGTATCTGCTCAACGGCCTGAATATTGCAGGATTGCCCGAAGGGTCACTGGGCTTCCTTTACCTGCCCGCCGTCGCCGTCCTCAGCGCGGCAACCATTGCCTTTGCCCCGCTCGGTGTCAAAACCGCCCACAAACTTTCTTCTGCCAAACTCAAAAAATCCTTCGGCATTATGTTGCTTTTGATTGCCGGAAAAATGCTGTACAACCTGCTTTAA